The following proteins are encoded in a genomic region of Cuculus canorus isolate bCucCan1 chromosome 21, bCucCan1.pri, whole genome shotgun sequence:
- the C21H1orf167 gene encoding uncharacterized protein C1orf167 homolog isoform X1, translating to MDPVNPSLVDAHLSSRTVDSSLRHQIVACPLSGRSSESVNARHSSALTLGHLDPSRLESLQSLRQSSQVSAGLHCTSQRLKQESALMGTWGSLPLEPKSSAVGGSLCFAAADSAPGTWSRGEQLAGVKASAAQARLKWGVPFAKGWSLSAVTRDFSRAEPLSISHRYRYMDSNTWRTKTSGDIQETLASGVGSGGLVDTEADPSYNCSPYFRCQSRAKPTLGTGLYGRGKSHSPVKVLKGEESGASPCAVSWKKDLPASLYPERLHVSLETDLGCAQMNIGVAMYGTPREVCVRVTSPPEEKEFRAVQQVSIKSVEVNNSESRVKYSKELEKVCDSRSRAAKRMAVVGPSQASASCIPVEEAFGEYSGIHCMNVSREGKRNEYSHPSSWRNCEADANPNQSEEPSMERSAKELQCCEERSQTHNTVPRELSENSFRSLKVNERSFQHWCDRQMLTRCFHAWRGHILWKRAAASQLYRQQLLRKGFGALQWAVHQRRMQLEVAQQRLASSLLALSFRRWKEAVEKRSKKQALKPEPYSYTRSSSVGCFGVGRLATMTTSAQQLTVGYSKEVEQACRVEGGLWTQLHRRQRGDEFCRRAQAIRDMRRLAAAFRLWRLQKELLSKEEVWFSEARALLERKKLQNIFWVWRSRYLEKEWILAQTIRIQRNLVSRYFSAWNEAVEQKALYRCNLSHLRAVLLRKYFQQWVQMLQVREGDKQAMVNFFLLRWRQHCGPVISSVADMAVTKRHEDQPLWTAEGWFPEKTCCSLEDFCQKVKVQRVYLLWKARLCEHHKADSFSQALEQCRLRKALKLWHQKCFMLKTIEQSPKHSHGPVYEEPLAMLFSEDLSTSSGFDSSASATLASQSSLEKEYSFSDSSQQSFSPVLTAEDVAHVPCYSSVLQLHQCTELPAELGGELYLQASFPPWSTGSGRNWFVGGEFRSLALQKPESTVQPLTSYPTSEEDCSSDGEDESCWHQAERYFLQRYFIVWSAQTQQLIKAQQYSRLAQLSRAFLSWHHWVVENKNRKAAAALKYQVHCCQMVFSLWKKRLAQKVEADQRFRCHVHQITADALWRWHSCCERKRVMRELQQQWAQHSCREKRRLVLQTWYCQTRKKKHAALFWERLLLHRCLTAWAQVTACKLRQHEALSHFKRVREHHLLVVSFAEWRVKFLRAKQQMWEERNHQWQEPSQGKACHRWRLASRGQQALRLGAVAAVKQACNYWTKAAAFSQCSRQRSTLIGARKSRKLSLSWSMKSRRGREEGSPAAALGLFPSSIRHWLVMYRNQNRAERLLLPHMVMRLDMVGPTREHARNQENKAEVDLEEWDKKWLGRKYLRWWYHTVILHRCQRERRLGCLAREWHRWKETCRVAILARMLDQQRLMEKAWRVWRRRHLQSCVVQNFLEEEARSLLAQAFGRWRQLTAFQLKDKGCC from the exons ATGGATCCTGTGAACCCTTCATTGGTTGATGCACATTTGTCATCTCGTACTGTAGATTCCTCTCTTAGGCACCAAATAGTGGCGTGTCCACTTTCAGGGAGGTCAAGTGAGAGTGTGAACGCTCGTCATAGTTCAGCCCTGACCTTGGGGCATCTCGATCCATCTAGGTTGGAATCCCTTCAGTCTCTTCGGCAGTCCTCACAGGTTTCTGCTGGCTTACATTGCACAAGCCAGAGGCTTAAGCAAGAAAGTGCTTtgatggggacatggggctCCCTCCCTTTGGAGCCCAAGTCTTCTGCGGTCGGCGGCAGtttgtgctttgctgctgctgattcAGCTCCTGGGacctggagcagaggagaacAGCTAGCTGGAGTAAAGGCCAGTGCAGCTCAGGCGAGATTGAAATGGGGTGTCCCATTTGCGAAAGGCTGGAGCCTTAGTGCAGTGACAAGGGACTTCAGTCGTGCAGAACCTCTCTCTATCTCTCACAGATACAGATACATGGACTCTAACACATGGAGAACCAAAACTTCAGGGGACATCCAGGAAACCCTTGCTTCTGGGGTGGGCTCTGGTGGGCTAGTGGATACAGAAGCAGATCCTTCCTACAATTGCTCCCCTTATTTCAGATGCCAGTCCCGGGCAAAGCCAACTCTGGGAACTGGTCTTTATGGTCGCGGAAAAAGCCATTCACCTGTAAAGGTTcttaaaggagaagaaagtgggGCATCCCCGTGTGCCGTATCTTGGAAGAAAGACCTTCCAGCCAGTCTGTATCCAGAGCGTCTGCACGTGTCACTGGAGACAGATTTGGGGTGTGCTCAGATGAACATTGGTGTAGCCATGTATGGGACTCCAAGGGAAGTGTGTGTGAGAGTCACTTCTCCTCCTGAAGAGAAAGAGTTTAGAGCAGTTCAGCAGGTTAGTATTAAATCTGTAGAAGTCAACAACTCGGAGTCTCGTGTTAAGTACAGTAAAGAATTAGAAAAAGTATGTGACTCTAGATCACGAGCAGCCAAAAGAATGGCTGTGGTGGGCCCCAGCCAGGCCAGCGCTTCCTGTATTCCGGTTGAAGAAGCCTTTGGTGAATATTCTGGCATACATTGTATGAATGtaagcagagaaggaaagagaaacgAATACTCCCACCCAAGCAGCTGGAGGAATTGCGAAGCGGATGCCAATCCCAACCAGTCTGAAGAACCTTCTATGGAGAGGAGTGCCAAAGAACTGCAGTGCTGTGAGGAAAGGAGCCAGACACACAATACTGTGCCCAGAGAG cTCTCGGAGAACAGCTTCAGGTCACTGAAGGTGAATGAGCGCAG tttCCAGCACTGGTGTGACAGACAAATGCTAACTAGGTGTTTTCATGCCTGGAGGGGGCACATCCTCTGGAAGAGGGCTGCAGCCAGTCAGCTTTACAGACAGCAACTCCTTCGGAAGGGATTTGGAGCTTTACAGTGGGCTGTGCACCAGAGGAGGATGCAGCTGGAGGTAGCTCAGCAGAGACTTGCCTCCTCTCTGCTAGCTCTCAGCTTCCGCAGG TGGAAAGAAGCTGTGGAAAAACGGAGCAAGAAGCAAGCTCTGAAGCCTGAGCCGTATTCTTATACCCGAAGTTCATCAGTGGGGTGTTTTGGAGTAGGAAGATTAGCAACTATGACAACCTCAGCTCAGCAGCTTACAGTAGGATACTCAAAGGAAGTTGAGCAGGCTTGTAG GGTGGAGGGAGGACTGTGGACACAGCTTCATCGTAGGCAGAGAGGAGATGAGTTCTGCCGGAGAGCTCAAGCCATCAGAGATATGAGGCGGCTAGCGG CAGCTTTCAGACTGTGGCGCctgcagaaggagctgctgagcaAAGAGGAGGTCTGGTTTTCGGAAGCCCGTGCTCTACTGGAAAGGAAGAAgctacaaaacattttctgggtGTGGCGTTCCCGATACTTGGAAAAGGAATGGATTTTAGCACAGACAATTCGCATCCAAAGAAACTTGGTCTCTCG gtACTTCAGTGCATGGAATGAGGCTGTTGAGCAGAAGGCGCTTTACAGGTGCAACCTGTCCCATCTCAGAGCAGTATTGCTGAGGAAATACTTCCAGCAGTGGGTTCAGATGCTGCAGGTCAGAGAAGGTGATAAGCAGGCAATGGTGAACTTCTTCCTCCTACGATGGAGGCAGCATTGTG GACCGGTTATAAGCTCTGTAGCTGACATGGCTGTGACAAAGAGGCATGAAGATCAGCCATTGTGGACTGCAGAGGGATGGTTTCCTGAGAAAACATGCTGCAGTCTTGAAGACTTCTGCCAAAAGGTGAAGGTCCAGAGAGTATATCTGCTGTGGAAAGCGAGGCTGTGCGAACATCACAAAGCTGA TTCTTTCTCTCAGGCTTTGGAGCAGTGTAGACTCAGAAAAGCTCTGAAATTATGGCACCAAAAGTGTTTCATGCTGAAAACAATTGAACAAAGTCCTAAGCACTCACATGGTCCTGTCTATGAAGAACCTCTTGCCATGCTGTTTTCTGAGGACCTCTCAACATCTTCTGGCTTCGACAGCAGTGCTTCAGCTACTCTGGCCTCTCAAAGCTCTTTGGAAAAG GAATACAGTTTTAGTGACAGCAGCCAGCAGAGTTTCTCCCCTGTTCTGACTGCTGAGGATGTCGCACACGTGCCATGTTACAGCTCTGTCCTGCAACTACACCAGTGTACAGAGCTGCCAGCTGAGCTGGGAGGGGAGCTGTACTTGCAGGCCTCCTTTCCTCCATGGAGTACTGGATCTGG AAGAAATTGGTTTGTGGGAGGTGAGTTCCGGTCTTTGGCACTGCAGAAGCCAGAAAGTACTGTCCAGCCTCTCACCAGTTACCCAACATCAGAAGAG GACTGCAGTTCTGATGGGGAGGATGAGAGTTGCTGGCACCAAGCAGAGAGATACTTCCTGCAGAGGTACTTCATTGTCTGGTCAGCCCAGACTCAGCAACTTATAAAGGCCCAGCAGTACAGCAGGCTTGCTCAGCTGTCTCG AGCCTTTCTCAGTTGGCACCACTGGGTTGTGGAAAATAAGAACcgaaaagcagcagcagccctaaAATATCAAGTTCATTGCTGCCAGATGGTTTTCAGCCTGTGGAAGAAGAGACTGGCCCAGAAAGTGGAAGCTGACCAGAGATTCAGATGTCATGTTCACCAGATAACTGCTGATGCTCTGTGGCGTTGGCATTCCTGCTGTGAAA GGAAGCGTGTTATgagagagctgcagcagcagtgggctcagcacagctgccgggagaagaggaggctggtcCTGCAGACATGGTATTGccaaacaagaaagaagaaacacgCTGCTTTATTCTGGGAACGTCTTCTCTTGCACAG GTGCCTGACTGCCTGGGCCCAGGTCACTGCGTGTAAACTGAGGCAGCACGAAGCCCTGTCTCATTTTAAAAGGGTCAGAGAACACCATCTCCTAGTTGTGAGCTTTGCTGAGTGGAGGGTGAAGTTCTTGAGAGCTAAGCAGCAGATGTGGGAAGAGAGAAACCACCAGTGGCAGGAACCCTCTCAGGGTAAAGCCTGTCACCGCTGGCGACTGGCCTCAAGAGGACAGCAAGCCCTGCGCCTCGGAGCTGTGGCCGCTGTAAAACAG GCCTGCAACTACTGGACAAAAGCAGCTGCCTTTTCCCAGTGCTCCCGGCAGCGCAGTACCCTGATCGGTGCTAGGAAGAGCAGGAAGCTGTCTCTGTCTTGGTCCATGA aaagcagaagaggcagagaagagggTTCACCAGCTGCCGCTCTTGGGCTATTCCCCAGTTCCATTCGCCACTGGCTGGTGATGTACAGAAACCAAAACAGGGCCGAAAGGCTGCTGCTCCCTCACATGGTAATGAGACTTGATATGGTGGGACCTACTCGTGAACATGCAAGGAACCAGGAGAACAAAGCAGAGGTGGACTTGGAGGAGTGGGATAAGAAGTGGCTTGG GAGGAAGTATCTGAGGTGGTGGTATCACACGGTGATACTTCACCGGTGCCAGCGTGAGAGGAGACTGGGCTGTCTGGCCAGGGAATGGCATCGCTGGAAAGAAACCTGCCGGGTGGCGATACTGGCTCGGATGTTG GACCAGCAGCGGCTGATGGAAAAGGCCTGGAGGGTGTGGAGACGCCGACATTTGcaaagctgtgtggtgcagaaTTTTTTGGAGGAGGAAGCCAGGAGCCTGCTAGCTCAG GCCTTTGGAAGGTGGCGCCAGCTAACAGCATTCCAGCTCAAGGACAAAGGATGCTGCTGA
- the C21H1orf167 gene encoding uncharacterized protein C1orf167 homolog isoform X2, whose product MDPVNPSLVDAHLSSRTVDSSLRHQIVACPLSGRSSESVNARHSSALTLGHLDPSRLESLQSLRQSSQVSAGLHCTSQRLKQESALMGTWGSLPLEPKSSAVGGSLCFAAADSAPGTWSRGEQLAGVKASAAQARLKWGVPFAKGWSLSAVTRDFSRAEPLSISHRYRYMDSNTWRTKTSGDIQETLASGVGSGGLVDTEADPSYNCSPYFRCQSRAKPTLGTGLYGRGKSHSPVKVLKGEESGASPCAVSWKKDLPASLYPERLHVSLETDLGCAQMNIGVAMYGTPREVCVRVTSPPEEKEFRAVQQVSIKSVEVNNSESRVKYSKELEKVCDSRSRAAKRMAVVGPSQASASCIPVEEAFGEYSGIHCMNVSREGKRNEYSHPSSWRNCEADANPNQSEEPSMERSAKELQCCEERSQTHNTVPRELSENSFRSLKVNERSFQHWCDRQMLTRCFHAWRGHILWKRAAASQLYRQQLLRKGFGALQWAVHQRRMQLEVAQQRLASSLLALSFRRWKEAVEKRSKKQALKPEPYSYTRSSSVGCFGVGRLATMTTSAQQLTVGYSKEVEQACRVEGGLWTQLHRRQRGDEFCRRAQAIRDMRRLAAFRLWRLQKELLSKEEVWFSEARALLERKKLQNIFWVWRSRYLEKEWILAQTIRIQRNLVSRYFSAWNEAVEQKALYRCNLSHLRAVLLRKYFQQWVQMLQVREGDKQAMVNFFLLRWRQHCGPVISSVADMAVTKRHEDQPLWTAEGWFPEKTCCSLEDFCQKVKVQRVYLLWKARLCEHHKADSFSQALEQCRLRKALKLWHQKCFMLKTIEQSPKHSHGPVYEEPLAMLFSEDLSTSSGFDSSASATLASQSSLEKEYSFSDSSQQSFSPVLTAEDVAHVPCYSSVLQLHQCTELPAELGGELYLQASFPPWSTGSGRNWFVGGEFRSLALQKPESTVQPLTSYPTSEEDCSSDGEDESCWHQAERYFLQRYFIVWSAQTQQLIKAQQYSRLAQLSRAFLSWHHWVVENKNRKAAAALKYQVHCCQMVFSLWKKRLAQKVEADQRFRCHVHQITADALWRWHSCCERKRVMRELQQQWAQHSCREKRRLVLQTWYCQTRKKKHAALFWERLLLHRCLTAWAQVTACKLRQHEALSHFKRVREHHLLVVSFAEWRVKFLRAKQQMWEERNHQWQEPSQGKACHRWRLASRGQQALRLGAVAAVKQACNYWTKAAAFSQCSRQRSTLIGARKSRKLSLSWSMKSRRGREEGSPAAALGLFPSSIRHWLVMYRNQNRAERLLLPHMVMRLDMVGPTREHARNQENKAEVDLEEWDKKWLGRKYLRWWYHTVILHRCQRERRLGCLAREWHRWKETCRVAILARMLDQQRLMEKAWRVWRRRHLQSCVVQNFLEEEARSLLAQAFGRWRQLTAFQLKDKGCC is encoded by the exons ATGGATCCTGTGAACCCTTCATTGGTTGATGCACATTTGTCATCTCGTACTGTAGATTCCTCTCTTAGGCACCAAATAGTGGCGTGTCCACTTTCAGGGAGGTCAAGTGAGAGTGTGAACGCTCGTCATAGTTCAGCCCTGACCTTGGGGCATCTCGATCCATCTAGGTTGGAATCCCTTCAGTCTCTTCGGCAGTCCTCACAGGTTTCTGCTGGCTTACATTGCACAAGCCAGAGGCTTAAGCAAGAAAGTGCTTtgatggggacatggggctCCCTCCCTTTGGAGCCCAAGTCTTCTGCGGTCGGCGGCAGtttgtgctttgctgctgctgattcAGCTCCTGGGacctggagcagaggagaacAGCTAGCTGGAGTAAAGGCCAGTGCAGCTCAGGCGAGATTGAAATGGGGTGTCCCATTTGCGAAAGGCTGGAGCCTTAGTGCAGTGACAAGGGACTTCAGTCGTGCAGAACCTCTCTCTATCTCTCACAGATACAGATACATGGACTCTAACACATGGAGAACCAAAACTTCAGGGGACATCCAGGAAACCCTTGCTTCTGGGGTGGGCTCTGGTGGGCTAGTGGATACAGAAGCAGATCCTTCCTACAATTGCTCCCCTTATTTCAGATGCCAGTCCCGGGCAAAGCCAACTCTGGGAACTGGTCTTTATGGTCGCGGAAAAAGCCATTCACCTGTAAAGGTTcttaaaggagaagaaagtgggGCATCCCCGTGTGCCGTATCTTGGAAGAAAGACCTTCCAGCCAGTCTGTATCCAGAGCGTCTGCACGTGTCACTGGAGACAGATTTGGGGTGTGCTCAGATGAACATTGGTGTAGCCATGTATGGGACTCCAAGGGAAGTGTGTGTGAGAGTCACTTCTCCTCCTGAAGAGAAAGAGTTTAGAGCAGTTCAGCAGGTTAGTATTAAATCTGTAGAAGTCAACAACTCGGAGTCTCGTGTTAAGTACAGTAAAGAATTAGAAAAAGTATGTGACTCTAGATCACGAGCAGCCAAAAGAATGGCTGTGGTGGGCCCCAGCCAGGCCAGCGCTTCCTGTATTCCGGTTGAAGAAGCCTTTGGTGAATATTCTGGCATACATTGTATGAATGtaagcagagaaggaaagagaaacgAATACTCCCACCCAAGCAGCTGGAGGAATTGCGAAGCGGATGCCAATCCCAACCAGTCTGAAGAACCTTCTATGGAGAGGAGTGCCAAAGAACTGCAGTGCTGTGAGGAAAGGAGCCAGACACACAATACTGTGCCCAGAGAG cTCTCGGAGAACAGCTTCAGGTCACTGAAGGTGAATGAGCGCAG tttCCAGCACTGGTGTGACAGACAAATGCTAACTAGGTGTTTTCATGCCTGGAGGGGGCACATCCTCTGGAAGAGGGCTGCAGCCAGTCAGCTTTACAGACAGCAACTCCTTCGGAAGGGATTTGGAGCTTTACAGTGGGCTGTGCACCAGAGGAGGATGCAGCTGGAGGTAGCTCAGCAGAGACTTGCCTCCTCTCTGCTAGCTCTCAGCTTCCGCAGG TGGAAAGAAGCTGTGGAAAAACGGAGCAAGAAGCAAGCTCTGAAGCCTGAGCCGTATTCTTATACCCGAAGTTCATCAGTGGGGTGTTTTGGAGTAGGAAGATTAGCAACTATGACAACCTCAGCTCAGCAGCTTACAGTAGGATACTCAAAGGAAGTTGAGCAGGCTTGTAG GGTGGAGGGAGGACTGTGGACACAGCTTCATCGTAGGCAGAGAGGAGATGAGTTCTGCCGGAGAGCTCAAGCCATCAGAGATATGAGGCGGCTAGCGG CTTTCAGACTGTGGCGCctgcagaaggagctgctgagcaAAGAGGAGGTCTGGTTTTCGGAAGCCCGTGCTCTACTGGAAAGGAAGAAgctacaaaacattttctgggtGTGGCGTTCCCGATACTTGGAAAAGGAATGGATTTTAGCACAGACAATTCGCATCCAAAGAAACTTGGTCTCTCG gtACTTCAGTGCATGGAATGAGGCTGTTGAGCAGAAGGCGCTTTACAGGTGCAACCTGTCCCATCTCAGAGCAGTATTGCTGAGGAAATACTTCCAGCAGTGGGTTCAGATGCTGCAGGTCAGAGAAGGTGATAAGCAGGCAATGGTGAACTTCTTCCTCCTACGATGGAGGCAGCATTGTG GACCGGTTATAAGCTCTGTAGCTGACATGGCTGTGACAAAGAGGCATGAAGATCAGCCATTGTGGACTGCAGAGGGATGGTTTCCTGAGAAAACATGCTGCAGTCTTGAAGACTTCTGCCAAAAGGTGAAGGTCCAGAGAGTATATCTGCTGTGGAAAGCGAGGCTGTGCGAACATCACAAAGCTGA TTCTTTCTCTCAGGCTTTGGAGCAGTGTAGACTCAGAAAAGCTCTGAAATTATGGCACCAAAAGTGTTTCATGCTGAAAACAATTGAACAAAGTCCTAAGCACTCACATGGTCCTGTCTATGAAGAACCTCTTGCCATGCTGTTTTCTGAGGACCTCTCAACATCTTCTGGCTTCGACAGCAGTGCTTCAGCTACTCTGGCCTCTCAAAGCTCTTTGGAAAAG GAATACAGTTTTAGTGACAGCAGCCAGCAGAGTTTCTCCCCTGTTCTGACTGCTGAGGATGTCGCACACGTGCCATGTTACAGCTCTGTCCTGCAACTACACCAGTGTACAGAGCTGCCAGCTGAGCTGGGAGGGGAGCTGTACTTGCAGGCCTCCTTTCCTCCATGGAGTACTGGATCTGG AAGAAATTGGTTTGTGGGAGGTGAGTTCCGGTCTTTGGCACTGCAGAAGCCAGAAAGTACTGTCCAGCCTCTCACCAGTTACCCAACATCAGAAGAG GACTGCAGTTCTGATGGGGAGGATGAGAGTTGCTGGCACCAAGCAGAGAGATACTTCCTGCAGAGGTACTTCATTGTCTGGTCAGCCCAGACTCAGCAACTTATAAAGGCCCAGCAGTACAGCAGGCTTGCTCAGCTGTCTCG AGCCTTTCTCAGTTGGCACCACTGGGTTGTGGAAAATAAGAACcgaaaagcagcagcagccctaaAATATCAAGTTCATTGCTGCCAGATGGTTTTCAGCCTGTGGAAGAAGAGACTGGCCCAGAAAGTGGAAGCTGACCAGAGATTCAGATGTCATGTTCACCAGATAACTGCTGATGCTCTGTGGCGTTGGCATTCCTGCTGTGAAA GGAAGCGTGTTATgagagagctgcagcagcagtgggctcagcacagctgccgggagaagaggaggctggtcCTGCAGACATGGTATTGccaaacaagaaagaagaaacacgCTGCTTTATTCTGGGAACGTCTTCTCTTGCACAG GTGCCTGACTGCCTGGGCCCAGGTCACTGCGTGTAAACTGAGGCAGCACGAAGCCCTGTCTCATTTTAAAAGGGTCAGAGAACACCATCTCCTAGTTGTGAGCTTTGCTGAGTGGAGGGTGAAGTTCTTGAGAGCTAAGCAGCAGATGTGGGAAGAGAGAAACCACCAGTGGCAGGAACCCTCTCAGGGTAAAGCCTGTCACCGCTGGCGACTGGCCTCAAGAGGACAGCAAGCCCTGCGCCTCGGAGCTGTGGCCGCTGTAAAACAG GCCTGCAACTACTGGACAAAAGCAGCTGCCTTTTCCCAGTGCTCCCGGCAGCGCAGTACCCTGATCGGTGCTAGGAAGAGCAGGAAGCTGTCTCTGTCTTGGTCCATGA aaagcagaagaggcagagaagagggTTCACCAGCTGCCGCTCTTGGGCTATTCCCCAGTTCCATTCGCCACTGGCTGGTGATGTACAGAAACCAAAACAGGGCCGAAAGGCTGCTGCTCCCTCACATGGTAATGAGACTTGATATGGTGGGACCTACTCGTGAACATGCAAGGAACCAGGAGAACAAAGCAGAGGTGGACTTGGAGGAGTGGGATAAGAAGTGGCTTGG GAGGAAGTATCTGAGGTGGTGGTATCACACGGTGATACTTCACCGGTGCCAGCGTGAGAGGAGACTGGGCTGTCTGGCCAGGGAATGGCATCGCTGGAAAGAAACCTGCCGGGTGGCGATACTGGCTCGGATGTTG GACCAGCAGCGGCTGATGGAAAAGGCCTGGAGGGTGTGGAGACGCCGACATTTGcaaagctgtgtggtgcagaaTTTTTTGGAGGAGGAAGCCAGGAGCCTGCTAGCTCAG GCCTTTGGAAGGTGGCGCCAGCTAACAGCATTCCAGCTCAAGGACAAAGGATGCTGCTGA